A DNA window from Helianthus annuus cultivar XRQ/B chromosome 15, HanXRQr2.0-SUNRISE, whole genome shotgun sequence contains the following coding sequences:
- the LOC110902756 gene encoding transcription factor bHLH51, translating to MDNSNMIFHWEIKPSPFTYKYLNTIHPRTCNLFVSFKMDDFAWSSGTQDAVFDQFRRWGDEWLGDPSVFQVDGGEGSSHGGGNCGGYYGGEQGDGKVGSASKNHSEAEKRRRDRINAHLATLRKLVCNSDKMDKATLLGKVIEHLKEQKSTTMELSKVYKLPTDSDEVIIDFVSNTMEPSNNVFIKASICCEDRPELLSEINHTIKRLRLTMAQADMTCLGGRIKCNFILCVMNITSENEMTALKKSLKIIFERIVSSCSSTTSSNYRIKSKRQRFFCSANYNTNDC from the exons ATGGATAACTCCAACATGATTTTCCATTGGGAGATCAAACCCTCACCATTCACCTACAAATATCTCAACACCATTCATCCAAGGACATGTAACTTATTTGTTTCATTCAAAATGGATGATTTTGCATGGTCTTCTGGGACACAAGATGCTGTTTTTGATCAGTTTAGAAGATGGGGTGATGAGTGGCTAGGTGATCCAAGTGTTTTTCAAGTCGATGGTGGTGAAGGTAGTAGCCATGGTGGTGGTAATTGCGGCGGCTACTATGGTGGTGAACAGGGAGATGGTAAAGTTGGAAGTGCTTCCAAGAACCATAGCGAAGCTGAGAAGCGGCGTAGAGATAGGATTAATGCACATCTTGCAACTCTAAGGAAACTCGTCTGTAATTCCGACAAG ATGGACAAGGCAACACTACTAGGAAAGGTCATCGAACACCTAAAAGAACAGAAATCAACAACTATGGAATTAAGCAAAGTGTATAAACTTCCAACAGATTCAGATGAAGTAATCATTGATTTTGTTTCTAATACTATGGAACCTAGTAACAATGTTTTCATCAAAGCTTCTATATGCTGTGAAGATCGACCAGAACTACTTTCAGAGATCAACCACACTATTAAAAGGCTAAGGTTAACCATGGCCCAAGCCGATATGACTTGTTTGGGTGGGAGGATCAAATGCAACTTCATCCTTTGTGTCATGAATATCACGAGTGAGAATGAAATGACAGCACTTAAAAAATCTCTTAAAATAATATTCGAGAGAATCGTTTCATCATGTTCTTCGACAACATCATCAAATTATCGCATAAAAAGCAAGCGGCAAAGGTTCTTTTGTTCCGCTAATTACAACACCAATGATTGTTAA